The proteins below are encoded in one region of Stieleria sp. JC731:
- the glmM gene encoding phosphoglucosamine mutase, with product MSKLIISVSGLRGIIGESLTPVVAARFVAAFAAHLPDGPIIVGRDGRSSGPMLRDTIVAALRACGREVIDADVAATPTIGVLVQSSGAAGAVQISASHNPPPYNGIKLFGSDGRVLDAVTGAKIRDAYHEETAAWCEFDKIGSSTVHDDPHADHLKAVLETVDVDAIRAAKHRVLLDSNHGAGSLLGLRLLNALGCEVVAFGDTPDGNFEHVPEPTEENLACISDLVLQSKCAVGFCQDPDADRLALIDGDGKYVGEEYTLALCVQRAMSHDGTRGPIVINGATSSMSEHLAAKAGQPTFRSAVGEANVADKMIAEKATYGGEGNGGPIDPRVGYVRDSFVGMAQILDLMTSTGKSIAELAAEIPKFAIVKDKASVSADGLPDLFAKLKTQYPEATCDEGDGLRLAWPGRWLLVRGSNTEPIVRLIAEAESEAAAQELCDSARALLG from the coding sequence ATGAGCAAGCTAATCATCAGTGTCAGCGGACTTCGCGGCATCATCGGCGAGTCACTGACCCCCGTTGTGGCAGCGAGATTCGTTGCCGCCTTCGCGGCCCACCTACCAGACGGTCCGATCATCGTCGGTCGGGATGGACGCAGCAGCGGACCGATGCTGCGTGACACCATTGTCGCGGCACTACGAGCCTGTGGCAGGGAAGTCATTGATGCCGATGTCGCGGCGACGCCAACGATTGGTGTGCTGGTCCAATCCAGCGGAGCGGCCGGTGCGGTCCAGATTTCGGCCAGCCATAACCCGCCTCCCTACAACGGGATCAAGTTATTCGGCAGCGACGGCCGCGTTCTCGATGCGGTCACGGGCGCGAAGATTCGCGATGCCTACCATGAAGAAACAGCGGCTTGGTGTGAATTTGACAAGATCGGCTCGTCGACAGTCCACGACGATCCACATGCGGATCACCTCAAAGCGGTTTTAGAAACGGTCGACGTCGATGCCATCCGTGCAGCAAAGCACCGCGTGCTGCTGGACAGCAACCACGGCGCAGGATCGCTGCTCGGACTTCGCCTGCTAAACGCTCTTGGCTGCGAAGTTGTCGCATTCGGCGATACCCCAGACGGTAACTTTGAACACGTCCCCGAACCGACCGAAGAGAACTTGGCCTGCATCTCCGATCTGGTGCTGCAATCGAAATGTGCCGTCGGATTCTGCCAAGACCCCGATGCCGATCGACTCGCTTTGATCGATGGCGATGGAAAGTACGTGGGCGAAGAATACACCCTGGCGTTGTGCGTTCAGCGAGCGATGTCTCACGACGGGACTCGCGGACCGATCGTGATCAATGGTGCGACAAGTTCGATGAGCGAACATCTCGCGGCCAAGGCAGGACAACCAACATTCCGCTCCGCTGTCGGTGAGGCAAACGTTGCCGATAAAATGATCGCTGAAAAGGCAACCTACGGTGGTGAAGGCAACGGCGGCCCGATCGATCCACGAGTCGGATACGTGCGAGACAGTTTTGTCGGTATGGCGCAGATCCTGGACCTGATGACCTCGACCGGAAAATCGATCGCGGAACTGGCGGCCGAGATTCCAAAGTTTGCGATCGTTAAGGACAAAGCGTCTGTGTCCGCCGATGGGTTGCCAGACTTGTTCGCCAAATTGAAAACACAATATCCCGAAGCGACTTGTGATGAAGGCGATGGGTTGCGTTTGGCTTGGCCCGGTCGTTGGTTGTTAGTGCGCGGAAGCAATACCGAACCCATTGTTCGGCTGATCGCCGAAGCAGAATCGGAAGCAGCCGCACAAGAGTTGTGCGATTCGGCAAGAGCGTTATTGGGTTAG
- a CDS encoding phospho-sugar mutase, with product MNATESLAAVSQAAEDGKITSTAVENIQRWLTEDRYADYRDQVAAEIESGNWQALDDAFWTIIPFGTGGRRGRMYPIGSNAINDRTIGESAQGLADYVTEYHKGAKELSCVIAYDTRHKSRHFAELCAGIMVAAGFKVYFLDDYRATPQLSFAVRHKACDCGIMVTASHNPPSDNAVKVYWSSGAQVLPPHDKAIIDRVMNCQEINQVPFEDALRDGRVEIVTSEIDEEFLKVTKAQAFEGSRDVKILYTPLHGVGAEAVIPLLKADGFKSCEVYGPHEEKSGDFPNVPGHVSNPENTAVFEKPIEYAKANGFDVILATDPDCDRLGVAAPVTTDPSGEWATFNGNQIGALLANFILDKRNQAETLSQDHYIVKTLVTTELIRSIANSYNVKTVGDLLVGFKHIAAAMDANGPEKFVFGTEESHGYLVGQYCRDKDGAVACMLLSELAADLKQQGVSMHEYLASLYRKHGYHKEYLINLVMEGSEGMAAMQRLMKAFRETPPASLAGLRVSQIRDYLNSTKTDTASGDSQPLGDPVGNLIIMDLEEDGNYVAARPSGTEPKIKLYVFTKLPENESQDLSDAEAKLGERLKSLEADMRAFAKANS from the coding sequence ATGAACGCCACCGAGTCACTTGCTGCCGTTTCCCAAGCTGCCGAAGACGGGAAAATCACCTCCACTGCTGTTGAAAACATCCAGCGTTGGCTGACAGAAGACCGCTATGCGGACTACCGAGACCAGGTGGCAGCAGAAATTGAGTCGGGCAACTGGCAAGCCCTCGACGATGCTTTCTGGACCATCATTCCCTTCGGCACCGGTGGCCGCCGCGGACGGATGTACCCAATCGGTTCCAATGCGATCAACGACCGCACGATCGGTGAAAGCGCCCAAGGACTGGCGGACTATGTCACTGAATACCACAAGGGTGCAAAAGAACTCTCGTGCGTCATTGCCTATGACACTCGCCACAAGTCGCGCCACTTCGCCGAGCTATGCGCCGGAATTATGGTGGCGGCGGGATTCAAGGTTTACTTCCTGGACGACTATCGCGCAACGCCACAGCTTTCTTTCGCCGTGCGGCACAAGGCATGCGACTGCGGAATCATGGTGACAGCCAGCCACAACCCGCCGAGTGACAACGCGGTCAAAGTTTATTGGTCCAGCGGCGCACAAGTTTTGCCGCCGCACGACAAAGCAATTATTGATCGCGTGATGAATTGCCAGGAAATCAACCAAGTCCCATTCGAGGACGCACTTCGCGACGGGCGAGTCGAAATCGTTACCTCCGAAATCGACGAAGAGTTCCTGAAAGTCACCAAAGCACAGGCTTTCGAAGGTTCACGTGACGTCAAGATTCTCTACACCCCGCTGCACGGTGTCGGTGCCGAAGCCGTTATTCCTTTGCTAAAGGCTGACGGGTTCAAATCTTGTGAAGTCTACGGGCCGCACGAAGAAAAAAGCGGTGATTTCCCCAACGTTCCTGGGCACGTTTCCAACCCCGAGAATACCGCGGTTTTTGAAAAGCCGATCGAATACGCCAAAGCCAACGGGTTCGACGTTATTTTGGCAACCGATCCCGACTGCGACCGCCTGGGTGTCGCCGCACCGGTAACGACCGATCCGTCTGGCGAGTGGGCGACTTTTAATGGCAACCAAATCGGTGCATTGCTGGCGAACTTTATCCTGGACAAACGCAATCAAGCTGAAACCTTGTCTCAGGACCATTACATCGTCAAAACGCTTGTCACGACCGAGTTGATTCGCAGTATTGCGAATTCGTACAACGTCAAAACGGTTGGCGATTTGCTGGTCGGTTTCAAGCACATCGCGGCCGCGATGGACGCCAACGGTCCAGAAAAATTCGTGTTCGGTACCGAAGAATCGCACGGTTATCTCGTCGGCCAATACTGCCGCGACAAAGACGGCGCGGTCGCATGCATGTTGCTTAGCGAATTGGCCGCGGACCTGAAGCAGCAAGGGGTTTCGATGCACGAATACCTCGCATCGTTGTACCGCAAACATGGTTATCACAAGGAATACTTGATCAACCTGGTGATGGAAGGCAGCGAAGGAATGGCCGCGATGCAGCGACTGATGAAGGCGTTTCGCGAAACGCCTCCGGCATCGCTTGCCGGTCTTCGTGTGAGCCAAATTCGTGATTATCTCAATAGCACGAAAACCGATACCGCGAGCGGTGATTCACAGCCATTGGGTGATCCCGTCGGCAACTTGATCATCATGGATTTGGAAGAGGACGGGAACTACGTCGCGGCCCGCCCCAGCGGCACCGAGCCCAAGATCAAGCTTTATGTGTTCACAAAGCTTCCCGAAAATGAATCGCAAGATTTGTCCGATGCCGAAGCAAAGCTGGGTGAACGATTGAAGTCGCTCGAAGCGGATATGCGAGCGTTCGCTAAAGCCAATAGCTAG
- the topA gene encoding type I DNA topoisomerase, which yields MAKSSGKSLVIVESPAKARTISKFLGSAYQVEASIGHVRDLPEGKKDVPEKFKDKPWAYLGVNVDEGFEPLYIVPTDKKKQVSKLRAALKEAENLYLATDEDREGEAISWHLHELLKPKVPVHRLVFHEITKEAISDALEHTRQIDEGLVRAQEARRILDRLYGYDMSQLLWRKVGSGTSAGRVQSVAVRLIVERERERMVFVRATYWDIDATFNTEAGESMSATLSRYQGKRVPSGKDFDSTTGKPNRDDMLLLSEQETNELAEKLRETDFAVTKVEVKPFSERPRAPFTTSTLQQEANRKLGFGAKRTMNAAQKLYENGYITYMRTDSTTLSKEAISAARSLVRSEYGEDYLHPDVRVYKGKVKNAQEAHEAIRPAGTSFRTPESVRSKLDSDQFRLYDLIWKRTVACQMADAKKQRISVVIEGGQAVFTATGTSILFEGFLRAYVEGSDNPEAELADKERLLPNVSENDSLAPKEMEPKSHTTQPPARYTEASLTRTLEEKGIGRPSTFASIIGTITDERRNYIYKKGNALVPSWRAFSVTRLMEEHFGTLVDYQFTADMEDFLDSISRSEGVAEAYLRRFYFGDDSAPPPEIANLKVDHNVALKPRLEKKLEEIDPRKTAKFLIGIPDEGEFREEVFVRVGKYGPFLEQGERKAPIPDGMPPDELDLAKALELLEAGQVEDEPLGTHPETGKPIYVKIGRFGPYVQLGEPDDPDKKNQSLLKGMTAEDLTLETACKLLELPRTLGNFPDNDQPIQAFDGRYGPYVKCEKETRSLPDGMSPLEVTLEEAIKLLKEPKRRGRAAPKEPLKIFEEKSPVTEGEVKVLDGRYGPYVTDGETNASLPKGTEPKDLTIETALDLLAERAAKGGSKKKKKKKATKKKATKKKATKKKAAKKKKAAKKKSTKKKGAKKKA from the coding sequence ATGGCCAAGAGCAGCGGCAAGAGTCTGGTGATCGTCGAATCGCCAGCAAAAGCACGAACGATTTCCAAATTTTTGGGCAGCGCTTACCAGGTCGAAGCCAGCATTGGACATGTTCGGGACTTGCCCGAAGGTAAAAAAGACGTCCCCGAAAAATTCAAGGACAAGCCTTGGGCCTACTTGGGCGTGAACGTTGACGAGGGCTTCGAGCCGCTTTACATCGTTCCGACGGACAAGAAAAAACAGGTCAGCAAGCTTCGTGCGGCTTTGAAAGAAGCCGAAAACCTTTATCTCGCGACCGATGAAGACCGCGAAGGAGAGGCGATCAGCTGGCACTTACACGAGTTGCTCAAGCCGAAAGTCCCGGTCCACCGCTTGGTATTCCACGAGATTACCAAGGAAGCGATCAGCGACGCGCTCGAACATACTCGTCAGATCGACGAAGGATTGGTTCGTGCACAGGAAGCCCGTCGGATCTTGGATCGTCTTTATGGCTACGACATGTCACAGCTGCTGTGGCGCAAGGTCGGCAGCGGCACATCAGCCGGACGCGTGCAGAGCGTTGCCGTTCGATTGATTGTCGAACGCGAACGCGAGCGAATGGTGTTCGTTCGCGCGACCTACTGGGATATTGACGCGACGTTCAATACCGAAGCGGGCGAGTCGATGTCCGCCACTTTGTCGCGGTACCAAGGCAAGCGTGTCCCGAGCGGTAAAGACTTTGACAGCACCACCGGAAAGCCGAACCGAGATGACATGCTGTTGCTTTCCGAGCAGGAAACCAACGAGCTTGCCGAGAAACTTCGCGAAACAGATTTCGCCGTCACCAAGGTCGAGGTCAAGCCTTTTTCGGAGCGTCCACGTGCTCCGTTTACCACCAGTACGCTGCAGCAGGAGGCCAACCGAAAGTTGGGCTTCGGTGCAAAACGCACCATGAATGCGGCTCAAAAACTGTACGAAAACGGTTACATCACCTACATGCGTACCGACAGTACGACGCTCAGCAAAGAGGCGATCTCTGCGGCGCGTTCACTGGTGCGCAGCGAGTACGGCGAAGACTATCTGCACCCCGACGTTCGGGTTTACAAAGGCAAAGTCAAAAACGCTCAGGAAGCTCACGAAGCGATCCGGCCTGCGGGAACATCGTTCCGCACACCAGAATCGGTTCGCAGCAAGCTCGATAGCGACCAATTTCGTCTGTACGATCTGATCTGGAAGCGAACGGTGGCTTGCCAGATGGCAGACGCCAAAAAGCAGCGGATCAGCGTGGTCATTGAAGGTGGGCAGGCCGTCTTCACCGCCACGGGAACCAGCATTCTATTCGAAGGTTTCTTGCGGGCTTACGTCGAAGGCAGCGATAATCCCGAAGCGGAATTGGCTGATAAAGAACGGTTGCTGCCGAACGTTAGCGAGAACGATTCCTTGGCTCCGAAGGAAATGGAGCCCAAGAGCCACACCACTCAGCCGCCCGCACGCTACACCGAAGCTTCGCTAACGCGGACGCTTGAAGAGAAAGGCATCGGCCGTCCCAGTACGTTCGCGTCGATTATCGGCACGATTACGGACGAGCGACGAAACTATATCTACAAGAAGGGCAACGCGTTGGTGCCCAGTTGGCGTGCCTTCAGCGTCACCCGATTGATGGAAGAGCATTTCGGCACTTTGGTGGACTATCAGTTTACCGCCGACATGGAAGACTTCTTGGATTCGATCAGCCGCAGCGAAGGCGTCGCCGAAGCCTACTTGCGTCGCTTTTACTTTGGTGATGACAGTGCGCCACCGCCAGAAATTGCGAATCTGAAGGTTGATCACAACGTGGCTTTGAAGCCGCGTTTGGAGAAGAAGCTAGAGGAAATCGACCCGCGCAAGACGGCGAAATTTTTGATCGGGATTCCCGACGAAGGTGAGTTCCGCGAAGAGGTTTTCGTTCGAGTTGGCAAGTACGGTCCGTTTCTTGAACAAGGTGAACGCAAGGCACCAATTCCAGACGGTATGCCGCCGGATGAATTGGACTTGGCCAAGGCACTTGAGCTTCTCGAGGCCGGGCAGGTTGAAGACGAGCCATTGGGCACGCATCCCGAAACCGGTAAGCCGATCTACGTCAAAATCGGGCGTTTTGGGCCTTACGTGCAACTTGGTGAACCCGACGATCCGGACAAGAAAAACCAGTCATTGCTGAAGGGGATGACGGCCGAAGATCTGACGCTGGAAACGGCGTGCAAGCTTTTGGAGCTGCCGCGGACGTTGGGGAATTTCCCGGACAACGACCAGCCCATCCAGGCATTCGACGGTCGCTATGGGCCCTACGTGAAGTGCGAAAAGGAAACCCGTTCGCTGCCCGATGGCATGTCCCCGCTTGAGGTCACGCTTGAAGAAGCGATCAAATTGCTCAAGGAGCCTAAGCGACGAGGTCGTGCCGCACCAAAGGAGCCACTGAAGATCTTCGAAGAGAAATCGCCAGTTACCGAAGGCGAAGTCAAGGTTCTTGACGGGCGGTATGGTCCCTACGTGACCGACGGTGAAACCAACGCTTCGTTGCCGAAGGGGACCGAGCCGAAGGACCTGACGATCGAAACGGCGCTGGATCTGTTGGCGGAGCGGGCCGCCAAGGGGGGCTCGAAAAAGAAGAAAAAGAAGAAAGCCACCAAGAAGAAGGCGACGAAGAAGAAAGCGACCAAGAAAAAGGCTGCCAAGAAGAAAAAAGCAGCTAAGAAGAAGTCGACGAAGAAAAAAGGGGCCAAGAAGAAGGCTTGA
- a CDS encoding DUF6800 family protein: MPSGIERRREIRRLRTRRKKVAKLLARAKTGSMEKGEVARKLRALTPGADVIIEREGLNA; this comes from the coding sequence ATGCCAAGTGGCATCGAACGACGCCGTGAGATCCGCCGCCTACGAACACGCCGCAAGAAAGTTGCCAAACTGTTGGCTCGAGCCAAGACCGGCAGCATGGAAAAAGGCGAAGTTGCACGAAAGTTGCGTGCGTTGACCCCCGGCGCTGATGTCATCATCGAGCGTGAAGGCCTGAACGCCTAA
- a CDS encoding ABC transporter ATP-binding protein yields MSENDQRRPMIEADGLSKFYGPFAAAREVTFSVMQGELVAFLGPNGAGKSTTMKMLTGYIAPSEGEARIAGNNMMRHRIEGSRHLGYLPESGPLYMEMTPSGMLDFFAEARGLTGARKRDRIEAVIEICDLSSVVYKPISKLSKGFKQRVGMSQALLHDPDVLILDEPTAGLDPNQIRGVRKTMRKLAETKTILLSTHILQEVEAMANRVVMINEGRLVYNGDVEGLRVRGDNDLDEAFYRLTHSADHAAAEAT; encoded by the coding sequence ATGTCAGAGAACGATCAGCGGCGTCCAATGATCGAGGCCGATGGACTGAGTAAGTTCTATGGCCCGTTTGCTGCCGCACGCGAAGTGACGTTTTCCGTGATGCAAGGCGAGCTGGTTGCCTTCTTGGGCCCCAACGGGGCTGGGAAGAGCACGACGATGAAGATGCTGACCGGCTATATCGCCCCAAGCGAAGGCGAAGCACGCATCGCGGGCAACAACATGATGCGTCATCGCATCGAAGGCAGTCGCCACTTGGGATACCTTCCCGAGAGCGGCCCGCTGTACATGGAAATGACGCCATCGGGGATGTTGGATTTCTTTGCCGAAGCTCGTGGCTTGACCGGCGCACGAAAGCGTGACCGGATCGAAGCGGTGATCGAGATCTGCGATCTTTCGTCGGTGGTCTACAAGCCGATCAGCAAGCTTTCCAAAGGTTTCAAACAACGGGTTGGGATGAGCCAAGCGTTGCTTCATGACCCTGACGTTCTGATCCTTGATGAGCCGACTGCGGGCTTGGATCCGAACCAGATCCGTGGCGTGCGTAAGACGATGCGGAAGCTCGCCGAGACAAAAACGATCCTTCTGTCGACGCACATTTTGCAGGAAGTCGAAGCGATGGCGAATCGCGTCGTCATGATCAACGAAGGACGACTCGTGTACAACGGAGACGTCGAAGGCTTGCGCGTGCGTGGTGACAATGACCTCGACGAAGCATTCTACCGTTTGACACACAGTGCCGATCATGCGGCTGCCGAAGCGACTTGA
- a CDS encoding Gldg family protein, translated as MNDSLFALLNLVIMDAIFMCIVLAIFGLLAGTKRAAFAVMKRNFIGYFSNPTGYVFLCIFVFLTSVAAFWPDEFFNQNLATLDQLNYWYPLIMLVFIPAITMSIWAEEKRAGTDELLLTLPADDFDIVIGKYMAAAAIFTASLLFSQLSTFVTLTVLTEGSLDTGLIFSTYIGYWFVGITMIAIGMVASFLTGNLTVGFILGSLFNAPLAFASLAKSIMTEREVFGLNLSDLVQASGIARPFDDFGRGVISVSSVAYFVLVTVVALYACMVLIGRRHWTGGKDGNTMAYHYLARIIALLVITTSAVALFRQRDPKRFDMTEGKVSSLAPATSKLIRNLESDRPIKIDAFISKEVPEMYARTRYELINLLKEFRSEAAANGRTIEVNLHDGIDLFSEDAALASERFGIEPVTRMVREQGSFQQKPLIMGAAFRAGLEKVVVPIFEYGIPVEYELVRSINTVARGDRKRLGVVRTDAQLMGGMTMSGMQMRRIEKHPLIEELSKQYEVEEINLDAPVDPEIYDALLVVQPSSLAPPQFERLTDAVKAGVPTAIFEDPFPAFRPEITATGDPKQSGGGMFGGGGQQPKGDIRELWEVLQLQSKGKAGVPYYNCDIVWQDFNPYPNLEMNADLFWTFIDENAPGVEAGKALSSESPITDGLRQVLALYGGTISPTENATLKHTPLLSTGAISGTLNVDKLKQLLGSGMNGLANAIDGADPNQVMAMTIEGEASAAAGESAGEDSPAKEKPIKAAYVADTDLMLDIFLRIRADPNQAAEMRFQFQNVTFLLNIIDWLTGETDFIEVRKHEPHFASLRMIDAEKEEASGEVRKKRKEFQEESKAAVREAQEAMDREIQDLREESREIERKSKDGTIPQSVSKAKMIEFQTIQSQLNRALDVKRAKAERQAEQNIARIQRESDQKVKAIQNQVKFYAVLLPCIPPLAVGICVFASRRLREREHISKARLK; from the coding sequence ATGAACGACAGTCTTTTTGCGTTGCTGAATCTGGTCATTATGGATGCCATCTTTATGTGCATCGTGTTGGCCATCTTTGGATTGTTAGCAGGAACCAAGCGTGCCGCGTTCGCGGTGATGAAACGTAACTTTATCGGGTACTTCAGTAATCCGACCGGTTATGTGTTTCTGTGCATCTTTGTGTTTCTCACGTCTGTCGCGGCGTTTTGGCCGGACGAGTTTTTTAATCAGAACTTGGCGACACTCGATCAGCTGAACTATTGGTATCCGTTGATCATGTTGGTGTTCATCCCCGCCATCACGATGAGCATCTGGGCTGAAGAGAAACGTGCCGGAACTGATGAATTGTTGCTGACACTTCCCGCCGACGACTTTGACATCGTGATCGGTAAGTACATGGCGGCGGCAGCCATTTTCACGGCATCGCTGTTGTTCAGCCAATTAAGCACCTTCGTAACGCTGACGGTCCTGACCGAAGGCAGCTTGGATACAGGGCTGATCTTTTCAACCTACATCGGATATTGGTTCGTCGGAATCACGATGATCGCGATCGGGATGGTCGCTTCATTCTTGACCGGCAACCTGACGGTCGGCTTCATTCTCGGTTCGCTTTTCAACGCGCCATTGGCATTCGCGTCGTTGGCAAAGTCAATCATGACCGAACGCGAAGTGTTTGGTTTAAATTTGTCAGATCTTGTTCAGGCGAGTGGCATTGCACGTCCGTTTGATGATTTTGGGCGCGGCGTGATCAGCGTTTCTTCGGTCGCCTACTTCGTTCTGGTGACAGTTGTTGCGCTTTATGCCTGCATGGTGTTGATCGGACGCCGGCACTGGACCGGCGGCAAAGACGGCAACACGATGGCCTATCACTATCTGGCTCGCATCATCGCGCTGTTGGTGATCACGACCAGCGCTGTCGCGTTGTTCCGCCAACGTGACCCGAAGCGTTTTGACATGACCGAAGGCAAGGTCAGTTCGCTTGCCCCGGCAACAAGTAAACTGATTCGCAACTTGGAATCCGATCGGCCGATCAAGATCGATGCGTTTATCAGTAAAGAAGTCCCCGAGATGTACGCGCGGACTCGTTACGAATTGATCAACCTGCTGAAGGAATTTCGCAGCGAAGCAGCTGCGAATGGTCGAACGATCGAAGTCAACTTGCATGACGGTATCGATCTGTTTAGCGAAGACGCGGCGCTCGCATCGGAGCGGTTTGGCATCGAGCCAGTCACTCGAATGGTGCGTGAACAAGGATCGTTCCAACAGAAACCGTTAATCATGGGGGCCGCGTTCCGGGCCGGTTTGGAAAAGGTCGTGGTACCGATTTTTGAATACGGTATCCCTGTCGAATACGAATTGGTTCGTTCGATCAACACCGTCGCTCGCGGTGATCGAAAGCGTCTTGGTGTCGTCCGAACCGATGCCCAGTTGATGGGCGGTATGACGATGTCAGGAATGCAGATGCGTCGCATCGAAAAGCACCCATTGATCGAAGAACTGAGCAAGCAATACGAAGTCGAAGAGATCAATCTGGATGCACCAGTGGATCCCGAGATTTACGATGCCCTTTTGGTCGTGCAGCCTTCTTCGCTGGCGCCTCCGCAATTTGAGCGTTTAACCGATGCGGTCAAAGCAGGTGTACCGACAGCAATCTTTGAAGATCCGTTCCCCGCGTTTCGTCCCGAGATCACTGCGACCGGCGATCCGAAGCAATCCGGGGGCGGTATGTTCGGCGGCGGTGGCCAGCAGCCCAAAGGTGACATTCGAGAGCTTTGGGAAGTCCTGCAGCTGCAAAGCAAAGGAAAAGCCGGTGTGCCTTATTACAACTGCGACATCGTTTGGCAGGATTTCAATCCCTACCCAAACTTGGAGATGAACGCAGACCTGTTCTGGACTTTCATCGACGAAAATGCTCCCGGCGTTGAAGCTGGTAAGGCATTAAGCTCCGAGAGTCCGATCACCGATGGACTTCGCCAGGTGCTCGCTCTGTATGGCGGAACAATCAGCCCGACCGAGAATGCGACTCTCAAGCACACGCCGTTGCTTAGTACCGGTGCGATCAGTGGAACGCTGAATGTCGACAAGCTGAAGCAGTTGCTGGGCTCGGGAATGAACGGCTTGGCAAATGCCATTGACGGTGCCGATCCAAACCAAGTGATGGCGATGACGATCGAAGGCGAGGCATCTGCCGCAGCCGGTGAATCTGCTGGTGAAGACTCGCCGGCAAAAGAAAAGCCGATCAAGGCGGCATACGTCGCTGACACCGACCTGATGCTGGATATTTTCTTGCGGATTCGTGCCGACCCCAACCAGGCGGCCGAAATGCGATTCCAGTTTCAGAACGTGACCTTCCTGTTGAACATTATCGACTGGTTGACCGGCGAAACAGATTTCATCGAAGTGCGGAAGCACGAGCCACACTTCGCCAGCTTGCGAATGATTGACGCCGAAAAGGAAGAAGCCAGCGGCGAAGTTCGCAAGAAACGCAAGGAGTTCCAAGAAGAGAGCAAGGCTGCCGTTCGCGAAGCACAGGAAGCGATGGATCGCGAGATACAAGATCTGAGAGAAGAATCACGCGAGATCGAGAGGAAAAGTAAGGACGGCACGATTCCTCAGTCTGTCTCGAAAGCGAAAATGATTGAGTTCCAAACGATTCAAAGTCAGTTGAATCGTGCTTTGGACGTCAAGCGTGCGAAGGCCGAGCGTCAAGCGGAGCAAAACATTGCCAGAATTCAGCGGGAATCGGACCAAAAGGTCAAAGCGATTCAAAACCAGGTGAAGTTCTACGCGGTGCTTTTGCCATGTATTCCACCACTGGCGGTTGGGATCTGTGTCTTTGCCTCGCGACGACTTCGAGAACGTGAGCACATCAGCAAGGCTCGACTGAAGTAG